The following are encoded in a window of Haloarcula halophila genomic DNA:
- a CDS encoding spermidine synthase yields MGWVGELTDGRFTGPGVAVFVSGVASMGLEILAGRIVAPQFGSSIYTWGSIIGVFLAALSLGYHYGGKRAAERASRPRLARLLLWTAAYVALVIFASDLLLSLGGSFPLPSRFASLPAITLLFGPPTYLLGFISPYAAQLSETEGVGEASGQVYAVGTIGSIIGAFGTTFLLIPSFSIEVIGFVFGALLVATAAGLVLTSTPREPVYSTVAVGVLLLAAVSSGAIGVSTGGQVVYQTQTPYQELEVTELGGTRTLYLDGQRHSAMDVDDPDRHVFRYTRYFHLPYLVAEDPDDIDRVLFVGGGGFSGPKRFVSEYDATVDVVEIDPTVVRVAKEYFAVEESEQLNIHTDDGRRFLRQTNHTYDLIVLDAYKKDKVPFQLTTVEFMQLTRDRLSEDGILVSNLISAPSGPASQFYRSEYRTVNEVYPQVYSFSTASGSTVVQNIELVATKDTERLSEADLRQRNAERDIGIDLTDEVGSYQDPPPTEDVPILRDDRAPIDSLLDPMVGQEYVVEQVPENRSSG; encoded by the coding sequence ATGGGTTGGGTCGGAGAACTGACGGACGGGCGGTTCACCGGCCCCGGAGTCGCGGTGTTCGTCTCCGGGGTGGCGAGTATGGGGCTGGAGATCCTCGCCGGCCGGATCGTCGCCCCGCAGTTCGGCAGCAGCATCTACACCTGGGGGAGTATCATCGGCGTCTTCCTCGCGGCGTTGAGCCTGGGTTATCACTACGGCGGCAAGCGGGCCGCCGAGCGCGCCAGTCGACCGCGACTCGCCCGACTACTCCTCTGGACGGCCGCCTACGTCGCGCTGGTGATCTTCGCGAGCGACCTCCTGCTCTCGCTGGGCGGGTCGTTCCCGCTGCCCAGTCGGTTCGCCTCGCTTCCGGCGATCACCCTACTGTTCGGGCCGCCGACGTATCTGCTCGGGTTCATCAGTCCGTACGCGGCACAGCTCTCGGAGACCGAAGGGGTCGGCGAGGCGTCCGGCCAGGTGTACGCCGTCGGCACGATCGGCAGTATCATCGGCGCGTTCGGGACGACGTTCCTACTGATCCCGTCGTTTAGCATCGAAGTCATCGGGTTCGTCTTCGGTGCCCTGCTGGTCGCGACCGCCGCGGGACTCGTGCTCACCTCGACCCCACGCGAGCCGGTGTACTCGACCGTCGCCGTCGGCGTCCTCCTCCTCGCCGCGGTCTCCAGTGGTGCGATCGGCGTCTCGACGGGCGGCCAGGTCGTCTACCAGACCCAGACGCCGTACCAGGAGCTAGAGGTGACCGAACTCGGCGGGACGCGGACGCTGTACCTCGACGGCCAGCGCCACAGCGCGATGGACGTCGACGACCCCGACAGACACGTCTTCAGGTACACGCGGTACTTCCACCTGCCGTATCTCGTGGCCGAGGACCCCGACGACATCGATCGGGTGCTGTTCGTCGGCGGCGGGGGGTTCAGCGGTCCCAAGCGGTTCGTCTCGGAGTACGACGCGACCGTCGACGTCGTCGAGATCGATCCGACCGTCGTCCGCGTCGCCAAGGAGTACTTCGCCGTCGAGGAATCGGAGCAATTGAACATCCACACCGACGACGGCCGGCGGTTCCTCCGCCAGACGAACCACACCTACGACCTCATCGTCCTCGACGCCTACAAGAAGGACAAGGTCCCCTTCCAGTTGACGACAGTGGAGTTCATGCAACTGACCCGGGACCGCCTCTCCGAGGACGGCATCCTCGTCTCGAACCTCATCTCCGCACCCAGCGGGCCCGCCTCGCAGTTCTACCGCTCGGAGTATCGAACCGTGAACGAGGTCTACCCCCAGGTCTACAGTTTCTCGACGGCCTCGGGGTCGACCGTCGTGCAGAACATCGAACTCGTCGCGACGAAAGACACCGAGCGACTCTCCGAAGCCGACCTCCGACAGCGTAACGCCGAGCGCGACATCGGTATCGATCTCACGGACGAGGTCGGCAGCTATCAGGACCCACCCCCCACCGAAGACGTGCCGATCCTCCGGGACGACCGCGCTCCGATCGACAGCCTGCTCGATCCGATGGTCGGTCAGGAGTACGTCGTCGAGCAGGTGCCGGAAAACCGGAGTTCGGGATGA
- a CDS encoding fumarylacetoacetate hydrolase family protein yields the protein MRYHQLRDGAGSRLAVSSDDGVYDLTTAKPRLSSFRALLRAASIADESPDAIASRHLDAATELSPAHVEQRRRIPIDVDEVWAAGVTYRISEEARREESSMPDMYVDVYDADRPEIFFKSTPNRTVGPDEDVGIRGDSKWDVPEPELGIVLYEGDIVGYTVGNDMSSRSIEGENPLYLPQAKVYDRCCSLGPCVATDIDDPHALTLTMAISRDGDRIYSGETGTQEMVRSCEELVSYFRDHNAVPEVAVLLTGTSLVPEDGFTLQDGDRVEIEIEGIGRLQNTVTTV from the coding sequence ATGAGGTATCACCAGCTACGCGACGGAGCGGGGAGCCGACTGGCCGTCTCCAGCGACGATGGCGTCTACGATCTGACAACGGCGAAACCACGGTTGTCCTCGTTTCGGGCCCTGCTACGGGCGGCGAGTATCGCGGACGAATCCCCGGACGCCATCGCGTCCCGGCACCTCGATGCCGCGACGGAACTGTCCCCGGCCCACGTCGAGCAACGGCGCCGGATACCGATCGACGTCGACGAGGTGTGGGCGGCGGGCGTGACGTACCGGATCAGCGAGGAGGCCCGGCGGGAGGAGAGCTCCATGCCGGACATGTACGTCGACGTCTACGACGCCGACAGACCGGAGATCTTCTTCAAGTCCACCCCCAACCGGACGGTCGGACCGGACGAGGACGTCGGGATCAGGGGCGACTCGAAGTGGGACGTCCCGGAGCCCGAACTCGGCATCGTTCTCTACGAGGGTGATATCGTCGGCTACACCGTCGGCAACGACATGAGTAGTCGCTCTATCGAGGGCGAAAACCCGCTGTATCTCCCGCAGGCGAAGGTCTACGACCGGTGTTGTTCGCTGGGACCGTGCGTGGCGACCGACATCGACGATCCGCACGCGCTCACCCTCACGATGGCGATCTCCCGCGACGGCGACCGTATCTACAGCGGCGAGACGGGGACCCAGGAGATGGTCCGTAGTTGCGAAGAACTCGTCTCGTACTTCCGGGACCACAACGCCGTCCCCGAAGTGGCCGTGTTGCTCACCGGCACGTCGCTCGTCCCCGAAGACGGGTTCACGCTCCAGGACGGGGATCGCGTCGAGATCGAGATCGAGGGTATCGGACGGCTTCAAAACACTGTCACGACGGTTTGA
- a CDS encoding aldehyde dehydrogenase family protein, producing the protein MAETHNYVSGEWIESESGETAQSRNPADPSEVVGTVQSSTAADTRRAIAAADEAAEEWGATPGPERGAILRETGTILADRKASIVETLVREEGKTRSEAGGEVQRAIDIFHYYAGKASDIGGEGKESSARDATLSVRQEPVGVVAAITPWNYPIAIPAWKVAPALAAGNTVVLKPATVAGVTGAKLVEALDDAGLPDGVLNFVTGSGSVVGSVLTTDERVDAVSFTGSESVGDTVYQAAAEDQKRVQLEMGGKNPTVVAADADIDEAVDIVGSGAFGVTGQACTACSRAVVHESVYEDFVAGIAEYADALDIGAGMTDPDMGPQVTQSELDGTLEYIDIAQSEGARLVTGGGRPTGEPYEDGYFVEPTVFADVDPDMRIAQEEVFGPVLSVIPVDGFESALDVANGVEQGLSASIVTDDLRKAHRFVDEAEAGVVKTNEKTTGLELHVPFGGMKASSSETYREQGDAGLDFYTLSKTVYLNY; encoded by the coding sequence ATGGCGGAAACGCACAATTACGTTAGCGGAGAGTGGATCGAATCCGAGAGCGGGGAGACCGCTCAGAGTCGCAACCCTGCTGACCCGAGTGAAGTCGTCGGCACGGTGCAGTCCTCGACGGCGGCGGATACCCGACGTGCGATCGCCGCCGCGGACGAAGCGGCCGAGGAGTGGGGTGCCACACCGGGGCCGGAACGGGGCGCGATCCTCCGGGAGACGGGGACGATCCTCGCCGACAGGAAAGCGTCGATCGTCGAGACGCTCGTCCGCGAGGAGGGGAAAACGCGGTCCGAGGCCGGTGGCGAGGTCCAGCGTGCCATCGACATCTTCCACTACTACGCCGGCAAAGCCAGCGATATCGGCGGTGAGGGCAAGGAAAGCAGTGCTCGGGACGCGACGCTGTCGGTCCGGCAGGAACCCGTCGGTGTCGTCGCGGCGATCACCCCCTGGAACTACCCCATCGCGATCCCGGCCTGGAAGGTCGCGCCGGCGCTGGCGGCGGGTAACACGGTCGTTCTCAAACCGGCGACCGTGGCGGGAGTCACGGGTGCGAAACTCGTCGAGGCGCTCGACGACGCGGGGCTCCCGGACGGCGTCCTCAATTTCGTCACGGGATCCGGAAGCGTCGTCGGTTCGGTACTCACCACCGACGAGCGCGTCGACGCCGTCTCGTTCACCGGTTCGGAATCGGTCGGCGACACGGTCTATCAGGCGGCCGCCGAAGACCAGAAGCGCGTCCAACTGGAGATGGGTGGGAAGAACCCCACGGTGGTGGCGGCCGACGCGGATATCGACGAGGCCGTCGACATCGTGGGGAGCGGGGCGTTCGGTGTGACGGGCCAGGCCTGTACCGCCTGCTCGCGTGCCGTCGTCCACGAGTCCGTCTACGAGGACTTCGTCGCGGGTATCGCCGAGTATGCCGACGCGCTCGATATCGGGGCCGGCATGACCGACCCGGACATGGGACCCCAGGTCACCCAGTCCGAACTCGACGGGACCCTGGAGTACATCGACATCGCACAGTCGGAGGGTGCCCGTCTGGTCACCGGCGGGGGACGCCCGACGGGGGAGCCATACGAGGACGGCTACTTCGTGGAGCCCACGGTGTTCGCCGACGTAGACCCGGACATGCGGATCGCACAGGAGGAAGTGTTCGGCCCGGTGCTTTCCGTCATCCCGGTCGACGGCTTCGAGTCGGCGTTGGACGTCGCCAACGGCGTCGAACAGGGGCTGTCGGCGAGTATCGTCACCGACGACCTGCGGAAAGCCCACCGGTTCGTCGACGAGGCCGAAGCCGGCGTCGTGAAGACAAACGAGAAGACGACCGGGCTCGAACTCCACGTCCCCTTCGGCGGGATGAAAGCCTCTTCCAGCGAGACCTACCGCGAGCAGGGCGACGCGGGACTCGATTTCTACACCCTCAGCAAGACCGTCTATCTCAACTACTGA
- a CDS encoding type II toxin-antitoxin system VapC family toxin, giving the protein MIETQNTLQSNFDRILNVTDDTALEAAYLGEKLQSHGVSLDAANLLNLAATHEQGATFVTHNSNDFDKGPVRQLADVDVVPTE; this is encoded by the coding sequence ATGATCGAGACACAAAACACTCTCCAGTCGAACTTCGACCGGATTCTCAACGTTACCGATGATACAGCACTCGAAGCGGCGTATCTCGGTGAAAAGCTACAGTCTCACGGTGTTTCTCTCGACGCCGCCAACCTGCTGAACCTGGCGGCGACCCACGAGCAAGGGGCGACCTTTGTCACCCACAACAGCAACGACTTTGACAAGGGGCCGGTCAGGCAACTAGCCGATGTCGATGTTGTCCCCACCGAGTGA
- a CDS encoding type II toxin-antitoxin system PemK/MazF family toxin → MSEDTEIRRGDVVIVRLDPAEGHEMRKIRPAVVVQNDVGNKNSNTTIVAPATGTYRGYPFEVLLEASDSPFEKDSSVRLDQIRVVSVEKRIHSVAGSLDDSTMGKIDEALKLSLGLD, encoded by the coding sequence ATGAGCGAGGATACCGAGATTCGACGTGGTGATGTCGTTATCGTTCGGCTCGATCCTGCCGAGGGGCACGAAATGCGGAAAATACGGCCCGCGGTGGTAGTCCAGAACGATGTCGGAAACAAGAACTCAAACACCACTATCGTGGCACCGGCGACGGGAACGTACAGAGGCTATCCCTTCGAGGTACTCCTGGAAGCGTCGGACTCACCGTTCGAGAAAGATTCTTCGGTGCGGCTCGATCAAATTCGAGTCGTGTCTGTCGAGAAGCGTATCCATTCGGTGGCTGGCAGTCTCGACGACTCGACAATGGGAAAGATCGACGAGGCGCTCAAATTGAGCCTCGGACTCGACTGA
- a CDS encoding carbohydrate ABC transporter permease, producing MGTHETKETTTQSSEEVGWETKLRYFLNSDFVRSSPFWGIPLVIMGIAVYGGMGFNIAISLTDARGLTPPDYSNLDLDMYGQVLGSEAFLTAAQNNLVLLVVFTTICLFLGLFLAILLDQGIRYNNTVQTIYLLPMSLSFVITAQMWLWMFNTNNGLLNIIVTTLGFQPVQWIGNPGIALGSVIFALIWQFSGYTMVVYLAGLRSLPDDQFEAARVDGASTIKTYLRIIVPQMKEASVSAAVVLMVFALKAFTFLYSLTGRYRPPNGTDILATLMVREAFKFGKWAYAASIATYLLILALGVIAPYLYYQYRQGSL from the coding sequence ATGGGTACGCACGAAACCAAAGAGACGACCACACAGTCGTCGGAGGAAGTCGGCTGGGAGACGAAGCTCAGATACTTCCTCAACAGCGACTTCGTCCGGTCGTCGCCGTTCTGGGGGATCCCGCTCGTCATCATGGGTATCGCCGTCTACGGCGGGATGGGGTTCAACATCGCCATCTCGCTGACCGACGCCCGGGGGTTGACGCCGCCGGACTACAGCAACCTCGACCTAGATATGTACGGACAGGTGCTGGGGAGCGAGGCCTTCCTCACGGCGGCACAGAACAACCTCGTCCTGCTCGTGGTGTTTACCACCATCTGTCTGTTCCTCGGGCTGTTCCTCGCTATCCTGCTCGACCAGGGGATCCGCTACAACAACACGGTCCAGACGATCTATCTGCTGCCGATGAGCCTCTCGTTCGTCATCACGGCACAGATGTGGCTCTGGATGTTCAACACCAACAACGGGCTGTTGAACATCATCGTGACGACGCTGGGGTTCCAGCCCGTCCAGTGGATCGGGAACCCCGGCATCGCGTTGGGGTCGGTCATCTTCGCGCTCATCTGGCAGTTCAGCGGCTACACGATGGTCGTCTACCTCGCCGGCCTGCGCTCCCTCCCGGACGATCAGTTCGAAGCCGCCCGCGTCGACGGCGCGAGCACGATCAAGACCTACCTCCGCATCATCGTCCCACAGATGAAGGAGGCCTCGGTCAGCGCGGCCGTCGTGTTGATGGTGTTCGCCCTCAAGGCCTTTACTTTCCTGTACTCGCTGACCGGGCGCTACCGGCCACCCAACGGGACGGACATCCTGGCGACGCTGATGGTCCGGGAGGCGTTCAAGTTCGGGAAGTGGGCCTACGCCGCGAGTATCGCGACGTACCTCCTGATTCTCGCGCTCGGGGTCATCGCGCCGTACCTCTACTACCAGTACAGACAGGGGAGTCTCTGA
- a CDS encoding mandelate racemase/muconate lactonizing enzyme family protein, which yields MNYGDLRDPNAEYTMRDLSAETMGLTESRGAGRDVEITDVQTVIVDGNYPWTLVRLYTDAGVVGNGEAYWGGALPEIIDRLRPFIVGENPLDIDRLYEHMVQKMSGEGSIGGKDIAAISGIELALHDAAGKILDVPAYQLLGGKYRDRVRTYCDCHTEDEADPEACADEAERVVEELGYDALKFDLDVPSGHEKDRANRHLRQPEIEHKAEIVRRVTERVGDEADAAFDCHWAFASGSAKRLARELEQYDVWWLEDPVPPENHDVQREVTQSTGTPIAVGENVYRTHGQRRLLTEQAVDIVAPDVPKVGGMRETMKIATLADMFYIPVAMHNVSSPIGTMASAHVGAAIPNSLAVEYHSYELGWWEDLVEEDDLIEDGYMAIPEKPGLGLTLDLDAVETHLAAGQELFDEA from the coding sequence ATGAACTACGGAGACCTGCGAGACCCTAACGCGGAGTATACCATGCGCGACCTCTCGGCCGAGACGATGGGACTCACCGAATCCCGCGGCGCTGGTCGCGACGTCGAGATCACCGACGTACAGACGGTCATCGTCGACGGGAACTACCCGTGGACGCTGGTCCGACTCTACACCGACGCCGGCGTCGTCGGTAACGGCGAAGCCTACTGGGGCGGTGCGCTCCCGGAGATCATCGACCGTCTCCGGCCGTTCATCGTCGGCGAGAACCCGCTGGATATCGATCGGCTCTACGAGCACATGGTCCAGAAGATGTCCGGCGAGGGGTCCATCGGCGGGAAGGACATCGCGGCCATCTCCGGGATCGAACTGGCGCTCCACGACGCGGCCGGCAAGATCCTCGACGTACCCGCCTACCAGCTACTGGGCGGGAAGTACCGCGACCGGGTCCGGACCTACTGTGACTGTCACACCGAGGACGAGGCCGACCCCGAAGCCTGTGCCGACGAGGCCGAGCGCGTGGTCGAGGAACTCGGCTACGACGCGTTGAAATTCGATCTGGACGTGCCCTCCGGCCACGAGAAGGACCGGGCGAACCGTCACCTCCGCCAGCCCGAGATCGAGCACAAGGCCGAGATCGTCAGACGCGTCACCGAACGGGTCGGCGACGAGGCCGACGCCGCCTTCGACTGTCACTGGGCGTTCGCCAGCGGGAGCGCGAAACGCCTCGCCCGGGAACTCGAACAGTACGACGTCTGGTGGCTCGAAGACCCCGTTCCGCCGGAGAATCACGACGTCCAGCGCGAGGTGACACAATCGACCGGCACGCCGATCGCGGTCGGCGAGAACGTCTACCGGACACACGGCCAGCGCCGCCTGCTCACCGAGCAGGCCGTCGACATCGTCGCCCCGGACGTTCCGAAGGTCGGCGGGATGCGTGAGACCATGAAGATCGCCACGCTCGCCGACATGTTCTACATCCCGGTGGCGATGCACAACGTCTCCTCGCCCATCGGGACGATGGCGTCCGCACACGTCGGGGCGGCCATCCCGAACTCGCTGGCCGTCGAGTACCACTCCTACGAACTCGGCTGGTGGGAGGACCTCGTCGAGGAAGACGACCTCATCGAGGACGGCTACATGGCGATCCCCGAGAAACCCGGGTTGGGACTGACGCTGGATCTCGATGCCGTCGAGACCCACCTCGCAGCGGGTCAGGAACTGTTCGACGAGGCCTGA
- a CDS encoding ABC transporter substrate-binding protein, which yields MKRRQYLTALGVGAAASVAGCSGDGGSGDGGSGGSDGSSGSGGSGDTDSSSGSGGGQWDGELEVLHGWAGGDGEAAVNALIEVFQEEFPEMSTNFQAVGASANVNLNATILRRLVNGNPMSSFANWPGQNLERYRGNLMDLEADVWDAEGYKDVMQQRAIELNTFNGKMPAVPLGSHRMNNLFYNISAFEEAGIDPDSLDSIEALMSALDTLQSETDIVPMGQAMVAPWTVLQLWAQVLMGQAGIDAYMDFIEGNGDRAAMIEALEIVRDIQQNYITDDASTSSFTDMGGKMINGEVACMHQGNWLAGQFRVDDSFNYQEQWDWVPFPGTEGTYTYHIDSIVAPANNPTRDETVAWQKFVGTKQAQIAFNNLKGSVPLRTDIDPGELGDFIAMNYEHLTSSDRYPPTIAHGLAVPPEQLGACRTALSNNMMGPYDVEAAADALLDAVSG from the coding sequence ATGAAGCGGCGACAGTACCTCACAGCACTCGGCGTCGGTGCCGCGGCCAGCGTGGCCGGCTGTTCGGGTGACGGTGGTTCGGGTGACGGTGGCTCCGGTGGCTCGGACGGATCGAGTGGCTCGGGTGGCTCGGGCGATACCGACAGCTCCAGCGGTTCTGGGGGCGGACAGTGGGACGGTGAACTCGAAGTCCTCCACGGCTGGGCCGGCGGTGACGGCGAGGCGGCGGTCAACGCCCTCATCGAGGTATTCCAGGAGGAGTTCCCCGAGATGTCGACGAACTTCCAGGCGGTCGGGGCGAGCGCGAACGTCAACCTGAACGCGACGATCCTCCGGCGGCTGGTCAACGGCAACCCGATGAGTTCCTTCGCCAACTGGCCGGGACAGAACCTCGAACGGTACCGCGGGAACCTCATGGACCTCGAAGCGGACGTCTGGGACGCCGAGGGGTACAAGGACGTGATGCAACAGCGGGCGATCGAACTCAACACGTTCAACGGGAAGATGCCCGCCGTCCCGCTTGGCTCCCACCGGATGAACAACCTCTTCTACAACATCTCGGCGTTCGAAGAGGCCGGCATCGACCCCGACAGCCTCGACAGTATCGAGGCGTTGATGAGTGCGCTCGATACGCTCCAATCGGAGACCGACATCGTGCCGATGGGGCAGGCCATGGTCGCGCCGTGGACGGTCCTCCAGCTGTGGGCGCAGGTACTCATGGGACAGGCCGGCATCGACGCCTACATGGACTTCATCGAGGGCAACGGCGACCGCGCGGCGATGATCGAGGCCCTGGAAATCGTCCGGGACATCCAGCAGAACTACATCACCGACGACGCCTCCACGTCCAGTTTCACCGATATGGGCGGGAAGATGATCAACGGCGAGGTCGCCTGTATGCACCAGGGTAACTGGCTCGCGGGCCAGTTCCGCGTCGACGACTCGTTCAACTACCAGGAGCAGTGGGACTGGGTCCCCTTCCCGGGCACCGAGGGCACCTACACCTACCACATCGACTCCATCGTCGCTCCGGCGAACAACCCGACGAGAGACGAGACCGTCGCCTGGCAGAAGTTCGTCGGAACCAAGCAGGCTCAGATCGCGTTCAACAATCTCAAGGGTTCGGTCCCGCTGCGGACCGACATCGATCCGGGCGAACTGGGCGATTTCATCGCCATGAACTACGAACACCTGACGAGTTCGGACCGCTACCCGCCGACCATCGCCCACGGGCTGGCGGTGCCGCCCGAGCAACTCGGTGCGTGCCGGACGGCGCTGAGCAACAACATGATGGGACCGTACGACGTCGAAGCCGCGGCCGACGCGCTGCTGGACGCCGTCTCCGGATAG
- a CDS encoding DUF6036 family nucleotidyltransferase, with protein sequence MDRTDGVQLATTYEASLLAELLDRYALENVLTGTKEDILGALLGDPKTISELQIQGFAKSTLYKHLNEIQETGAIAHTDDGYAITDDTLRSFLEARVRTTPFETEYRANGDRLVATSKDTVDGTPTAFSAFTRYGVDYHPAKTYVYHGDRSLGLEAVLIHAVTVVETKKQMAMAGVFYLTHRATLDASDLWRLANRWECVEKWADLFAYLDQREVHHNELFLPWEEFIDLANDYGIYPRGHHPEDSLRRGLEELGDHLETPVDVYLLGGGNLILRGLKDSTKDVDIVVADGQTFFAIAESLQDLGYEERRDLEAAYNQLDPSIVLEKDGFPRWDIFVEAVAGQLQLTPAMIERCDQSFEYGNLHVHLLPLTDIFVFKSITEREGDLEDVALIARQADLDWESIFQEITTQEDRTGQFFSFAVLDTLDVLDERHNIVTPITDRLASYCLENALLVSLEAPKTIEDLREELEFPDHQIYNKLRKLEEEGQITVDRSGRLNTYQRAESTDR encoded by the coding sequence GTGGACCGAACCGACGGCGTCCAATTGGCAACCACATACGAAGCATCACTGCTTGCCGAGCTCCTCGACCGCTACGCACTCGAGAACGTGCTAACAGGGACGAAAGAGGACATTTTGGGTGCGCTGCTCGGTGATCCGAAGACGATTTCGGAGTTACAAATACAGGGCTTCGCCAAGTCCACGCTCTACAAGCATTTGAACGAGATTCAGGAGACCGGCGCGATCGCACACACGGACGACGGGTATGCTATCACCGATGACACGCTTCGGTCGTTCCTCGAAGCGAGAGTCCGAACGACACCGTTCGAAACCGAATACCGCGCGAACGGCGACCGACTCGTCGCGACGAGCAAGGACACCGTTGATGGGACGCCGACTGCGTTCTCGGCGTTCACTCGCTACGGTGTTGACTATCACCCAGCGAAGACCTACGTCTATCACGGTGATCGGTCCCTGGGACTCGAAGCGGTGCTGATTCATGCGGTGACCGTCGTTGAGACCAAGAAACAGATGGCGATGGCTGGCGTGTTCTATCTGACGCACCGCGCGACCCTCGACGCCAGTGACCTGTGGCGGCTCGCAAACAGGTGGGAGTGCGTCGAGAAATGGGCAGATCTCTTTGCATACCTCGATCAGCGGGAGGTCCACCACAATGAGCTCTTTCTCCCGTGGGAGGAATTCATCGATCTCGCGAACGACTATGGGATCTATCCGCGCGGTCACCATCCGGAAGATAGCCTTCGACGGGGGCTCGAAGAGCTTGGCGACCATCTGGAGACGCCTGTCGACGTGTATCTTCTCGGGGGCGGCAACCTCATTCTGCGTGGGTTGAAAGATTCGACGAAAGATGTCGACATCGTCGTTGCGGACGGACAGACGTTCTTTGCAATCGCCGAATCGCTCCAGGACCTGGGATACGAGGAGCGTCGTGATTTGGAAGCGGCATACAACCAGCTCGATCCCAGTATTGTGCTGGAGAAGGACGGGTTTCCGCGCTGGGATATTTTCGTGGAGGCGGTCGCCGGCCAGCTCCAGCTGACGCCGGCGATGATCGAGCGGTGCGACCAATCATTCGAGTACGGCAATCTTCACGTACATCTGCTCCCACTGACCGACATCTTCGTGTTCAAATCGATCACGGAACGCGAAGGCGATCTCGAAGATGTCGCACTGATCGCCAGACAAGCCGACCTCGACTGGGAGAGCATCTTCCAAGAGATCACAACCCAGGAAGATCGCACTGGCCAATTCTTCTCGTTTGCTGTGCTCGATACGCTCGATGTCCTCGACGAGCGGCACAATATTGTTACGCCAATCACGGACCGGCTCGCCTCGTACTGTCTCGAGAACGCGTTGCTCGTCTCGCTGGAGGCCCCGAAAACGATCGAAGATCTCCGAGAAGAGCTGGAGTTCCCCGATCACCAGATCTACAACAAACTCCGGAAGCTCGAAGAGGAGGGACAGATCACCGTCGACCGGAGCGGTCGGCTCAATACGTACCAGCGAGCTGAATCAACTGACCGTTAA
- a CDS encoding CPBP family intramembrane glutamic endopeptidase translates to MTDQPHVEAPGLGAIPPLTICCLALSLFGLPLLALLTETGGLSVSPLAQIALQWLVVALVVGVAVGYNGRSFAEIGCRRPGWLDVGYLLGTAVVALVVFVATDPLVAALGLPVESGAGAMSAGVGIGLALASAVTTGIVEEVLFRGYPIERLLAYTGSPLVAGGITWGAFTVGHAVVWPLGNLLQIAAVSAVLTVVYLRRRTLVPVTGAHVLVWVLAALGQVYG, encoded by the coding sequence ATGACAGACCAGCCACATGTCGAGGCTCCTGGACTCGGGGCGATCCCGCCGCTGACGATCTGTTGCCTGGCGCTGTCACTGTTCGGGCTCCCGCTGCTTGCACTGCTGACGGAGACGGGTGGGCTCTCGGTTTCCCCGCTGGCACAGATTGCGCTCCAGTGGCTAGTCGTCGCGCTCGTGGTCGGCGTCGCGGTCGGCTACAACGGCCGCTCGTTCGCCGAGATCGGCTGTCGACGGCCGGGCTGGCTCGACGTTGGCTACCTGCTGGGAACGGCAGTGGTCGCGCTCGTCGTCTTCGTCGCGACCGATCCACTGGTCGCTGCACTCGGCTTGCCAGTCGAGTCTGGTGCCGGCGCGATGTCCGCTGGCGTCGGGATCGGACTGGCGCTCGCGAGCGCGGTGACGACGGGTATCGTCGAGGAAGTGCTCTTCCGGGGGTACCCCATCGAGCGCCTGCTGGCGTATACGGGAAGCCCTCTCGTCGCCGGCGGCATCACGTGGGGCGCGTTCACCGTCGGCCACGCCGTGGTCTGGCCGCTCGGGAACCTCCTCCAGATCGCAGCCGTCTCGGCGGTGCTCACCGTGGTGTATCTGCGACGCCGGACGCTCGTCCCGGTCACCGGTGCGCACGTCCTCGTCTGGGTGCTCGCGGCACTCGGGCAGGTCTACGGATAG